Genomic window (Drosophila ananassae strain 14024-0371.13 chromosome 3L, ASM1763931v2, whole genome shotgun sequence):
TACCCAAGTACCGGCACCAGGAGGTGATCAAGGCGATCAACAACGCCAGCGATCACATCCTGGCCTTTGCCGGCAACTTCTCCAAGGTGGCCGATGGCCACTTGGTCTGCATGCAGAACATCAACGACGATCGCTCCGAGATGTACGCCTATTCCACCCAGGCCATCAACATCCAGGGCCAGCCGAGGAAGATCACGGGTGCGAGCTTCTTTGTCCTCAACGAGGCCCTCAAGAGCAGCAGTGGGCTGTCCGGAAAGTGCAGCATCGTGGAAGATGGCCTGATGGTGCAAATAATGCCGGCCAAAATGGAGGAAGTGCGTCAGGCGCTGCGCAACCAAACAGACATCGATATCGTCTGTGGGCCCATCGATGCCACCGACGATCAGAGTGAGATTGTGAGCATCAAGTGGGTAGACAACAACCGGGACATCAATGTGGGGTAGGAACTGCTTTCTCATTTGTTTGGAAAACTTTTCTAAATCCTTTAACTTGCAGAGTGAAGTCCCCCATTGATGACCAACCCATGGATGGCATCTCGAATATGCGCGTCCATGCCAGCTTCAATTATTCCAATACCAACTATGCCATCCGCTTGAGTGATATCTACATAGTCAAGGTGAGTTGCCCATCTTGGAAGGTGTCTTCCTTTTTTATCCAAACTCTCCTTTCAGTGCGAGGACTGGTATGCCACGAATGGTGGCAACTATGCGGACATCACCCGGATTGCCGAGCAACTGGCCCGCAGTGCTTCAATGGCTCTACTGCCGTTCCTCGATCTCCTGGCAGCGGCTGGCATCAACAAAATAGGTCTCAGGGCCACCCTCGATCAGGAGAATGTGAGTTCTTGAGTTCTTCctacaaaaaataattctaAAACTAATATTTCTCCGCTTATAGGTCGGCTATGAAGCTGGAGCTCGGGGCTCGAAGCTGGCGCCGCTGTACATGAACGCCCTGGACAATCACTTGATAGCCACCCTCCACGGCGAGTCCTCGGGCATTCAGGATCCGATCATACTCGAGCTGGTCTTCTACATACTGAATGCCTGATCCCCGAAACCTGATCCTCGTAGTGCAATTTTCCGGCTGTAAAGCGGAATCTTTTTTTAGAAACTCTGTGCTCGGAAACGAACAAAACTGGTGGACCGAAGAGTCGACCCTTCGGGGGGCAGATCTGAGGTGGATTAGATAGCTATATTGTTGGAATGGCTCCGTTAACtgtgtatatatttaagtACCTCATCGATtggattttatattttttctattttttttccactcTCCTCTGCCTTTGTTATATTTTCATTCGATTTGAGTTTTCATTGaaagtaaaaagaaaaaataatattctaaagTACTATCTATCCcctaaatataataaatatttgtatgTGATGTTCTTTAATATGCTTTACACATTTACCATTcgagtatatatatattaatctGTATATGCTATATATTGAATAACAAACTATATAAAAACTGTTAATCGAAttgtctctctctctatagaataattaagaaaataatatcaaGTTTTTGTTGTTAAATTACATGACAGGTGTGTAGCCATTCTTTATTGAATTTCTTGTCGAGGTGTGTGGAGTGTTTTCacgtatttttttataaaatatgataTGAACATTATCTTTACGACGCCAAGCACAAAATTAGTCACAACTTGAATATAACAACCtataaatgtatataaaaatgATGTTCGTTCTCTTCCAGAttgtatattattttaaactaCGCCTAGAACCTAGGGATAGATGCTGgctatatatgttatatacaAAATGACATCGAAAAGCATCAGTCGCGCTCCTTctcttctatatatatttcttagtttgtgtatatatatatttttattttttgtgttgattttatttttttataacttaaGCACTCGTGTCCCTTCTTCCAGAACTCCTATCCAGCGCCCTACAGCTCGTCGTGCTTGGGTCCGGAGAACTCATCATGGGAGATGAAGCCGTTCTTGTCCTTGTCCTCGTGCTGGAAGATCTCCTCCACCAGCTTGTCGTTCTCGGCCAGCATGTTCTTCAGCTCATCCGAGTCCTGGCCCTCCACAGCAGTCATCTGTTTCTTCAAATATTCACTGACCTGGGAAGGGTTAATAAATTATAGAATTAGTTTAGTCCTTATAGGATATAGGAGTGTGAAGAAGGTATAATTATTAGTTAGTTAGTTGTAGGTGACCCTGGACCAACGGATATTTCAGTTTGAAGAGCAGATATTTGAAAGAAAAGTGCGATCCATACATAGACGATTACCTCTTCGCGACTCAGCTGCTTGTCGGCGTTCTCGTCGATCTCCTTGAAGACATTGGTGGTTGGGGGGGCATTGCCGATGTTGATCAGCTCCACGTCGAACAGAAGGGTGGCCTTGGGCGGGATCACATTCCCGGCACCCTGATCCCCATAGCCCAGCTGGGGAGGAATGGTCAGTTTGCGCTTCTCACCTGGTAGAAACAGAAATCCAATTAAAAAAGGGAGCTCGTTCGGAGTGGACAACTTTTGTGTACTTACCCACGCACATGTTGAGGAGTCCCTGGTCCCATCCTTTAATCACCTGGCCGGCTCCCAATTGGAATGTGAAGGGCTGGTCGCGGTCGAAgctgaaaaatacaaaaaaaaaaagggactCTTGTTAGCCAGAAAGTTTGGAGTGCTTACAGGTGTCGCTGGGGAATCGCATCCAGCCACCAACCCTCTTGAAACCAAAAAACAATTCATCATTTCTTTATGACTcgctttgtcttttttttccgCCGCAAgtctataaaaattatttatttgatgGCCTTGCTAAGCGAATTTACTTTAATTtgttaaacataaaaaaagaaaggatcCTGGCCCCTAGATCCTGAGTCCTGCTCAGGTATGCATGAGAATGTCGCGCCTTGAGCTTGATGTATGATGTGGCACAGTTGCAAGTTGAATTAGGCATTTGATGATGATTATGATATATGGTATTAGCTGAGGGGTGGTAGCCATCTCCctttttccaaataaaaaaaataacataaacaCATTGTAAAATGCCTTTTATGGGACATTATTGTTGGGCTCTGGAAGTACTTCTCATAGAATTTTAAATCAAGGGGCGGATAACCCATAAAAAAtagccaaaaaaatataataaacagGGTTGGCTTTATAAGATTTAGAGATTAAGAgaggtttttaataaaataatttaataaaaaatataaaaataaaatattaaaccaAGACAGAGTTGAACTTAGAACACCTTGATCTCTAGCCCCCTCTTTTTATAAACACTTTAAAGCCTTAACTGTAGCCTTGATTCCTTCGAAAAGGACCTGTCCTCCAGAGATCCTAACTTGGCAATTGAAATGTGTCGCCTGggcctgctcctgctcctgctcccgccGGCAAAGTTCTCCTTGTTCAtcattatattattattgttgtttgttAAGAaagttgttttattttttgtttctttaaaCTTTGTTAGGCAGTTCTCCCAAGGATCTTTGGCGTGGAGAGCCGTGGAGTGGCGAGACAGATTATTGCACTTGTACTTGTACCAGAGGAAGAAAAGGAAACAAATGATTAAGAAGGCGTCACCCACCGAGGTGGCCCGGTGGTGGTGGGGCAAGTTCTGGAGCTAGTCGAGTGCCAGTTTTTGGCCCCTGtctgttaaatattttatgtgcATCTCCTGGGCATTTTGCAAACATTTTTACATGCCCTGCCCCTGCCCTGCTCTGTTGTTTCAAGTCACAACAGCGCTCTCAgggcgatgatgatgatggggcAAGTGGAAATGCGGCAAGTGGCATGCGGATTGTCGCTGAATAATCCACCtcggttaaaaaaaaaaaaaaaagcgaaataGATGGCGGTTAAGTGTGGCTCTGGAGCGTAACCAAagtgtcgtcgtcgtcgtctcCACTGCCACAAGACCACCTCCACTGCCACAAGACCACCTCCACTGCCACCGCCACAAGACCACCTACTGCACCACCTCCACCGACAACCACGACGACATGGCTGTTTTCTGGCTGGCTTTCGCTCAAGTGCAAATCTCCTGATGAAATAAAAAAGCGTACAAAATTTGTATCTCCTTCCTGTATCACCCTTGTATCTCCCTTGTACCATCCTGTACCATCCCCCATGACCATGTGTGCTCTTCCAGGGATTACTCGCCAAATCCAAGACACCTTTTGCCGTTGTGTCTGAGTCTCTGGATCTGTGGCTCTGAATTTTTATTGCATTATTTTCCATGAATTTCTAGTAATCGCCCTCATATGTGAAACATTTTATAGATCTAGGATACCAAAAGCAGCTTTTATCCTTCAAGTACCTCAAGTACTTTGCTCCCAAAAATCCACTAATTTAtgggaattttttgaagctttATTTCTTGGCAATTTTAACTCCAAAAAGTCCCTGATCCTTTAATCGAAAACAGTTTAAAAACTcatcataaataaattaataaaatcgTTTAAACGTGTTGATTGTTTCAGTTTCAGCAGTTGGCGTTTGGAGGTCCCAATTCCGGACTTCCGTGTCCTTCGTGTCCTGTTGGTCCAACCCCCCCGAGGTGATGAAATATTTACGAATTACCGagaaacacaaacaaaagGTCAGCTGCTGGCCGAGATGAGACCTGGCATCCACTCGCAGGTGGACAAACAAGCTGCCGATGCAGTCTCCCCCAGCTTCTGTTATGCAACAATCCGCCAAAAAGTCAAAAGATATTTTGCAATGCGTTTCGGGTGCGTCTTATGGGCGATTTGCTGGCGGTTTTTCCAGCCTAGTCGGGGCATGCCActtggggcatggggcatacatatgtgtgtgtgctggGGAAACTTTTTATGGGCAGCACATTATCATAAAGTCGAGCagaaaaatgtaaactcattCATCCACTcgctaaatatttaataagttTCGATTTCATTCTTCCACAGCTGCCTGgtactcctttttttttcgtatCTGAATCCCAATTcgaatctgtatctgtatctgtatctgtatctgcgaATTGCGAGCCAAGTCCCAACGCATCGcataatttaaaatgcaactGAATGGGCGCCCAAACATCCGTTTTTTGCCATCCTACGTGATTCCGCACCACGGGTGgtgtttggtgttttttttaagGTGGTtaggtggtgggtggtggcacCCAAAAATCATACCACATCACTGGCCACCTTCAGACACATTCAATCCAATCAAATTGAATCCTTTTGGGCTCCCTTGATGACCTCGTTTTATGTGTCCGGCCAAGAAAAGTTATAAAATCAAATATGCAACCACAATTCCTAGCCTACCTTCTTGATCCAAAACCACCACGCCTCCCATGCCACACCCCTTTTGGGGGCGACAAGTTGCGATTAACAAGGACAACCACTCCGGCAGGACCTGTGTCCATAGACTCCGGCAGGACTAGTCCGGTCAACGTGCGAACAATTCACACAAAAAGTCAAAAACTTTGAACAACTTTTAAGGACTACACTGAGGGAAGTAAAGGatatttaagtttaaaatatataaattaatatatattaattatttaataatttttttaaatattaaacactTTAAAGAGTAGCTGGGTAATCCCTTTAAATCattatttaaatcaaatacCCCTTTTAGAATTTCCCCAAGTGCAGAGACTAGTATCCTGCGGGACCCTGAAATTTATGCCCCAGCTGACGGCATCACGTTCCTGCCCCCTTTtgctgccaaaaaaaaaaagaagaagttgtaaattgagaaaaataaaaattgcaaccgttgaagctcattaattatttaaactaTCTACAAATGTGTCTGAAGTTGCAAGTTCCCGGTGCCAGtgcaaaaaatatgtatatttcgAGGCAAGAGTTGCCATAAAAGTCAGACGACGCGACGCGGCTGTTGCAA
Coding sequences:
- the LOC6494952 gene encoding FK506-binding protein 2 isoform X1 encodes the protein MLKSILVLSCLLVASSSLVRGEDLKVEVISTPEVCDQKSKNGDSLTMHYTGTLQADGKKFDSSFDRDQPFTFQLGAGQVIKGWDQGLLNMCVGEKRKLTIPPQLGYGDQGAGNVIPPKATLLFDVELINIGNAPPTTNVFKEIDENADKQLSREEVIVYVSEYLKKQMTAVEGQDSDELKNMLAENDKLVEEIFQHEDKDKNGFISHDEFSGPKHDEL
- the LOC6494952 gene encoding FK506-binding protein 2 isoform X2 is translated as MLKSILVLSCLLVASSSLVRGEDLKVEVISTPEVCDQKSKNGDSLTMHYTGTLQADGKKFDSSFDRDQPFTFQLGAGQVIKGWDQGLLNMCVGEKRKLTIPPQLGYGDQGAGNVIPPKATLLFDVELINIGNAPPTTNVFKEIDENADKQLSREEVSEYLKKQMTAVEGQDSDELKNMLAENDKLVEEIFQHEDKDKNGFISHDEFSGPKHDEL